The following proteins are co-located in the Deltaproteobacteria bacterium CG2_30_66_27 genome:
- a CDS encoding AAA family ATPase, whose protein sequence is MELEPELTAQLKRVLSSLETLLPRPVPRIDWAECVAANWRKRSFSGYLEPIEDVENLRLEDLLGIEEQKRTVEENTRQFLAGLPANNILLWGSRGTGKSSLVRALLHAYAPRGLRIIQVDKDDLVHLPAIVDEVKGLPYKFILFSDDLSFETGESSYKMLKSALDGSVYAPPENVLIYVTSNRRHLVPEYESDNRGAMMTDGEIHHGEAVEEKISLSGRFGIWVAFHPFSQDLYMEVVRRWVEKMCGKHDARLPWTKEAQDEAILWAQRKGDRSGRIAYQFAGHWVGKELLRREPVA, encoded by the coding sequence ATGGAACTGGAACCGGAACTGACCGCCCAGCTGAAGCGGGTGCTTTCCTCCCTCGAGACGCTGCTGCCGCGTCCCGTGCCGCGGATCGACTGGGCGGAGTGCGTCGCCGCGAACTGGCGGAAACGCTCCTTCTCGGGGTACCTCGAACCGATCGAAGACGTCGAGAACCTCCGTCTCGAAGACCTGCTCGGCATCGAGGAGCAGAAAAGGACGGTGGAGGAGAACACCCGGCAATTCCTCGCCGGCCTCCCCGCGAACAACATCCTCCTGTGGGGTTCACGCGGCACCGGGAAATCGTCGCTCGTGCGGGCGCTCCTCCATGCGTACGCCCCCCGGGGACTTCGGATCATACAGGTCGACAAGGACGACCTCGTCCACCTTCCCGCCATCGTGGACGAAGTGAAAGGGCTCCCCTATAAATTCATCCTCTTCTCCGACGACCTTTCCTTCGAGACGGGGGAGTCGAGCTACAAGATGCTGAAGAGCGCGCTCGACGGCTCGGTGTACGCGCCCCCGGAGAACGTCCTGATCTACGTGACCTCGAACCGGCGGCACCTGGTCCCCGAGTACGAGAGCGACAACCGCGGCGCGATGATGACGGACGGAGAGATCCACCACGGAGAAGCCGTGGAGGAGAAGATCTCCCTCTCGGGGCGGTTCGGGATCTGGGTCGCCTTCCACCCGTTCTCGCAGGACCTGTACATGGAGGTGGTCCGGCGTTGGGTGGAGAAGATGTGCGGGAAGCACGATGCCCGCCTACCGTGGACGAAGGAGGCGCAGGACGAGGCGATCCTCTGGGCCCAGCGGAAGGGGGACCGGAGCGGCCGCATCGCCTACCAGTTCGCCGGCCACTGGGTCGGGAAGGAGCTGC
- a CDS encoding ADP-ribosyl-[dinitrogen reductase] hydrolase, with the protein MTGIFDRARAALFGVAVGDALGATAEFMTPAQILDRYGVLRDIVGGGWLKLSAGQVTDDTEMTLCVARGIVGSGRWDLGPIADRFAQWLSGAPPDVGATCRRGIEEYMNKERIEAPPDERGAGNGAAMRVAPVALYTLGDEDLLCRLAVEQARITHHHPLSDAACVSVGTMIQRGLLGAPLRNLRAAAEELAARHPEFRLEGYDGNSSAYVVDTLRTVFDAFFSTDNFEDCLVKTVNRGGDADTTGSIAGAIAGARYGVDAIPQRWLRTLDGTLREELSRLAEELVRMSPLFQGRHESAN; encoded by the coding sequence ATGACGGGGATCTTCGACCGCGCGCGTGCGGCGCTGTTCGGCGTCGCCGTGGGAGACGCGCTGGGGGCCACGGCCGAATTCATGACGCCGGCCCAGATCCTCGACCGGTACGGCGTCCTCCGTGACATCGTCGGCGGGGGCTGGTTGAAGTTGTCGGCGGGACAGGTGACCGACGACACCGAAATGACGCTTTGCGTCGCCAGGGGAATCGTCGGATCGGGACGGTGGGATCTTGGGCCGATCGCGGACCGGTTCGCCCAGTGGCTGTCGGGGGCCCCCCCCGACGTGGGCGCCACCTGCCGCCGCGGGATCGAGGAGTACATGAACAAGGAACGGATCGAAGCGCCCCCCGACGAGCGGGGGGCGGGGAACGGCGCGGCGATGCGGGTCGCCCCGGTCGCGCTCTACACGCTCGGGGACGAGGACCTCCTCTGCCGCCTCGCGGTCGAGCAGGCGCGGATCACCCACCACCACCCGTTGTCCGACGCGGCGTGCGTATCGGTGGGAACGATGATCCAGAGGGGCCTTCTCGGGGCCCCCCTGCGGAACCTGCGGGCGGCGGCGGAGGAATTGGCCGCGCGACACCCGGAGTTCCGCCTCGAGGGGTATGATGGAAATTCGTCCGCCTACGTAGTCGACACCCTTCGGACGGTGTTCGACGCCTTCTTCTCCACGGACAACTTCGAGGATTGCCTCGTGAAAACGGTGAACCGGGGGGGCGACGCGGACACGACGGGGTCCATCGCCGGCGCGATCGCGGGCGCCCGGTACGGGGTCGACGCGATCCCGCAACGGTGGCTGCGGACGCTCGACGGAACCCTTCGGGAGGAACTGTCCCGGCTCGCGGAGGAACTCGTCCGGATGTCGCCGCTGTTCCAGGGGCGGCACGAAAGCGCGAATTGA
- a CDS encoding N-acyl homoserine lactonase, with the protein MGTDTLPVNRCDQPPWVIASPRFNRHPLPLEIQGVRRGHLSFFSRLEAIPDLAERARCFRDYVDLVFQTGKWRRETTPLGRRSLRNSYLRFLRGWMLDASSSEGAVLKGWVESRFGLPPVFHAGRIEGIDSREYLLYLAERMRESARTNAVEAQFDLLYEFVQYELRRRHPGVPSFTLYRGVRNLADYRVLENPGGNRAVVRLNNLNSFSSRLEHAWQFGGNVFEADVPAAKIFFRADLLPDVLPKGEEEAMVIGGDFEVIVRSY; encoded by the coding sequence ATGGGTACCGACACCCTTCCGGTAAACCGATGCGACCAACCCCCATGGGTGATCGCGTCGCCCCGCTTCAACCGGCACCCCCTCCCCCTCGAGATCCAGGGGGTCCGCCGAGGTCACCTTTCCTTCTTCTCGCGCCTTGAAGCCATCCCCGACCTCGCGGAGCGGGCACGGTGCTTCCGGGACTACGTCGACCTGGTCTTTCAAACCGGAAAATGGCGGCGGGAAACGACCCCCCTCGGCCGCCGATCGCTACGGAACAGCTACCTCCGGTTCCTCCGCGGATGGATGCTCGACGCGAGTTCGTCGGAGGGGGCCGTCCTGAAAGGTTGGGTGGAGAGCCGCTTCGGCCTCCCCCCGGTCTTCCATGCCGGCCGGATCGAAGGGATCGATTCGAGGGAGTACCTCCTCTACCTCGCCGAGCGGATGCGGGAGAGCGCGCGGACGAACGCCGTGGAGGCCCAGTTCGACCTTCTCTACGAGTTCGTCCAGTACGAACTGCGACGGCGGCATCCGGGGGTCCCCTCCTTCACCCTGTACCGGGGAGTCCGCAACCTCGCGGATTACCGGGTCCTCGAGAACCCCGGCGGGAACCGCGCCGTGGTCCGGTTGAACAACCTCAACTCCTTCTCCTCCCGGCTCGAGCACGCGTGGCAGTTCGGGGGAAACGTCTTCGAGGCGGACGTCCCCGCCGCCAAGATCTTCTTCCGCGCGGACCTCCTGCCGGACGTCCTTCCCAAGGGCGAGGAGGAAGCGATGGTGATCGGCGGGGATTTCGAAGTGATCGTGAGGAGCTATTGA
- a CDS encoding sugar ABC transporter permease: MKHLGKLARRGGLYTLLGGFAFFGAFPFYWMVIATFKTDHDLFSPLNNPFLFNEPPTLDHLHVLFYDTHFVQYLTNTAIVGFAVVVITLATAVPAAYALARWARGWGETMGIGIFLTYLVPPTILFIPLSRFAALFGLQESLWSLILVYPTFTIPFCTWLLMGFFKTIPKDIEEQAMIDGLSRFGAMAKVVFPLAISGILTVVVFAFTLSMHEFIYALTFISVSAKKTVSIGVPTELVRGDVFQWGPLMAGALIASLPVAVVYTFFLDRFVAGFTMGAVK, translated from the coding sequence TTGAAGCACTTGGGGAAACTCGCCCGTCGCGGGGGGCTGTACACGCTGCTTGGAGGGTTCGCCTTCTTCGGCGCCTTCCCCTTCTACTGGATGGTGATCGCGACGTTCAAGACGGACCACGACCTGTTCAGTCCGCTCAACAACCCGTTCCTCTTCAACGAGCCGCCCACGCTGGACCACCTGCACGTCCTCTTCTACGATACCCACTTCGTCCAGTACCTGACGAACACCGCGATCGTCGGATTCGCCGTGGTGGTGATCACCCTCGCCACCGCCGTCCCCGCGGCGTACGCGCTCGCGCGGTGGGCCCGGGGGTGGGGGGAGACGATGGGGATCGGGATCTTCCTCACCTACCTCGTTCCTCCCACGATCCTGTTCATCCCGCTGTCGCGATTCGCGGCCCTCTTCGGGCTCCAGGAATCGCTCTGGTCCCTGATCCTCGTCTACCCGACCTTCACGATCCCGTTCTGCACCTGGCTCCTCATGGGGTTCTTCAAGACGATCCCGAAGGACATCGAGGAGCAGGCGATGATCGACGGTCTGAGCCGGTTCGGGGCGATGGCGAAGGTCGTCTTTCCGCTCGCGATTTCCGGCATCCTGACCGTCGTCGTGTTCGCCTTCACCCTCTCGATGCACGAGTTCATCTACGCCCTCACTTTCATCTCCGTGTCGGCGAAGAAAACCGTTTCGATCGGCGTGCCGACCGAGCTCGTGCGCGGCGACGTGTTCCAGTGGGGCCCGCTCATGGCCGGGGCGCTGATCGCCAGTCTCCCGGTCGCTGTGGTCTACACCTTCTTCCTGGACCGGTTCGTCGCCGGCTTCACGATGGGGGCGGTGAAGTAG
- a CDS encoding ABC transporter permease, with protein sequence MTSPAPAGSSPAPYRGGILDRKETLAKLLIAPAVVYIAAMIGAPFVLAILYSLSDATTGDPSLHLVGLRNFTAALADPVFRLALWNTFVFTLVSQTLVIILSRILANALLKPFRGKWLVRFLILLPWTAPISLGTIGWLWMYDSIFSPIDWVLRYLGALGTATALLGPETNMYWLGVPGLAIASVIVVNVWRILPLATVIQLGGLSSIPKDLLEAAEVDGASPWRRTLMITIPLTLPIVSIAFLFGVVFTFTDLVVVYVLTRGGPVHMTQVLASWTFFKGIEGGDLAQGAAISLFMFPVLAVVAIFILRMARRTEVV encoded by the coding sequence GTGACCTCCCCCGCGCCCGCCGGCTCTTCACCTGCCCCCTATCGCGGAGGGATCCTCGATCGCAAAGAGACGCTGGCGAAGCTGCTGATCGCCCCGGCGGTCGTTTACATCGCCGCCATGATCGGCGCGCCGTTCGTCCTCGCGATCCTCTACTCCCTGAGCGACGCCACCACCGGGGACCCCTCTCTCCACCTCGTCGGCCTGCGGAACTTCACCGCGGCGCTGGCGGACCCCGTCTTCCGTCTCGCCTTGTGGAACACCTTCGTGTTCACGCTGGTCTCCCAGACGCTTGTCATCATCCTGTCGCGGATTCTCGCCAATGCCCTCCTCAAACCGTTCCGGGGGAAGTGGCTCGTGCGGTTCCTGATCCTGCTCCCGTGGACCGCGCCGATCTCCCTCGGGACGATCGGCTGGCTCTGGATGTACGATTCGATCTTCAGCCCCATCGACTGGGTTCTGCGGTACCTCGGGGCGCTCGGGACCGCGACCGCGCTCCTCGGCCCCGAGACGAACATGTACTGGCTGGGCGTCCCGGGGCTCGCGATCGCCTCGGTCATCGTCGTCAACGTCTGGCGGATCCTGCCGCTGGCCACGGTGATCCAGCTGGGGGGTTTAAGCTCCATCCCCAAGGACCTCCTCGAGGCCGCCGAGGTGGACGGAGCCTCCCCGTGGCGCCGGACGCTGATGATCACGATCCCCCTCACCCTCCCGATCGTCAGCATCGCCTTCCTCTTCGGCGTGGTGTTCACCTTCACGGACCTGGTCGTCGTCTACGTCCTGACGCGGGGCGGGCCGGTGCACATGACGCAGGTGCTCGCTTCCTGGACGTTCTTCAAGGGGATCGAGGGAGGCGACCTGGCCCAGGGGGCGGCCATCTCCCTCTTCATGTTCCCGGTGCTGGCCGTGGTCGCCATCTTCATCCTGCGGATGGCCCGTCGTACGGAGGTGGTCTGA
- a CDS encoding ABC transporter, translating to MGRVEIRSISKLFGNVRAVDHVDLATNEGEFLVLLGPSGCGKTTLLRMIAGIETPTEGDFVIDGRVVTDLPPRMRNIAMVFQSYALYPHMTVYKNIAFPLSARGVGKEAVRKKVEWAAGMFKIGRLLDRKPRELSGGERQRVALARAMVREPSVFLLDEPLSNLDALLRTSAREELRQFQRRVGVTTIYVTHDQVEAMGLGDRIVVMSQGKIRQVGTPLDIYQYPADTFVATFVGSPPMNLIEQEEVLLGFRPETFMPVDAVEGSEGVVTYPFEVTYLEYLGAERLVYGNVGEKSHGRHVVSRLPGSLTIPLETGKTYPFAVALRDLRRFDRKSGLARPEGAS from the coding sequence ATGGGGCGTGTGGAGATCCGTTCGATATCGAAACTGTTCGGAAACGTGCGGGCCGTCGACCACGTAGACCTGGCGACGAACGAGGGGGAATTCCTCGTCCTGCTGGGCCCCTCCGGGTGCGGGAAGACCACTCTCCTCCGGATGATCGCCGGGATCGAGACCCCGACCGAAGGAGACTTCGTCATCGACGGGCGGGTGGTCACGGACCTGCCGCCCCGGATGCGGAACATCGCGATGGTCTTCCAGAGCTACGCGCTTTATCCCCACATGACGGTGTACAAGAACATCGCCTTTCCGCTGAGCGCCCGGGGAGTCGGAAAGGAGGCGGTCCGGAAAAAAGTCGAGTGGGCGGCCGGAATGTTCAAGATCGGGCGGCTTCTCGACCGCAAACCCCGCGAGCTCTCCGGGGGGGAGCGGCAGCGCGTGGCGCTGGCGCGCGCGATGGTGAGGGAACCGAGCGTGTTCCTGCTCGACGAACCGCTCTCCAACCTCGACGCCCTCCTTCGCACCTCGGCACGGGAAGAGCTTCGGCAGTTCCAGCGGCGGGTCGGGGTCACGACGATCTACGTCACCCACGACCAGGTCGAGGCGATGGGGCTCGGCGACCGGATCGTCGTCATGAGCCAGGGGAAGATCCGACAGGTGGGGACGCCGCTCGATATCTACCAGTACCCCGCCGACACCTTCGTGGCGACCTTCGTCGGATCCCCCCCGATGAACCTCATCGAGCAGGAGGAGGTCCTCCTCGGCTTCCGCCCCGAAACGTTCATGCCCGTGGACGCCGTAGAGGGATCGGAAGGCGTAGTCACCTACCCGTTCGAGGTCACGTACCTCGAATACCTCGGCGCGGAGCGGCTCGTGTACGGGAACGTGGGGGAGAAATCGCACGGACGCCACGTCGTCTCCCGCCTTCCCGGGTCCCTGACCATTCCTCTCGAGACGGGCAAGACGTACCCGTTCGCGGTCGCCCTGAGGGACCTGCGGCGGTTCGACCGGAAGAGCGGGCTGGCCCGCCCCGAAGGCGCGTCGTGA
- a CDS encoding EmrB/QacA family drug resistance transporter, which yields MAPTLIEIIDTSVANVALDHIRGSLSSGIDESAWVLTSYLVSNAVVIPMTGWLARTFGRKRYLTFSVLLFTFASLLCGSSTSLGMLVFFRVLQGIGGGALQPMSQAILLETFPPKEHGMAMAIFGVGAMFGPIAGPLMGGYITDTLSWRWIFYVNIPIGLFAVFMISMFIRDPPYLKHRRGEKVDAWGIALLTVWVGALQIVVDKGQREDWFHSDFILVLSAVAALALLLFVIVELFVAEHPVVDLRAFRNISFTTGNVVMFVAFFNLLGSIVLLPLYAQLLLGYTATLAGLVLSPGGIATLVTMPLVGRFIGRHDPRYPLFLGVAVCALSTWTMSNFSLTADFNALLWPRIYLGIGMGLLFIPLTTLTLSSIPKPQMGNATSIYNLLRNLGGSIGVAFSATMFARRAQVHQSRMVEHLTAMDEGLRAAVAKGQALLPSRGVPEAMAGNTTLGRIYGELVRQATMMGFNDAFYILSVMMACVLPLLFLLRRPAHQTEPAAGR from the coding sequence ATGGCGCCGACGCTGATCGAGATCATCGACACGAGCGTCGCGAACGTCGCCCTCGACCACATCCGCGGCTCCCTCTCCTCCGGGATCGACGAGTCGGCGTGGGTCCTCACCTCCTACCTCGTCTCCAACGCCGTCGTCATCCCGATGACGGGATGGCTCGCCCGCACCTTCGGGCGGAAGCGGTATCTCACCTTCTCCGTCCTCCTGTTCACCTTCGCCTCCCTGCTGTGCGGCTCCTCCACGAGCCTCGGGATGCTCGTCTTCTTCCGCGTCCTGCAGGGAATCGGCGGGGGGGCGCTTCAGCCGATGTCGCAGGCGATCCTGCTCGAGACGTTCCCGCCGAAGGAACACGGGATGGCGATGGCCATCTTCGGCGTCGGCGCCATGTTCGGCCCCATCGCCGGCCCCCTGATGGGCGGGTACATCACGGACACCCTCTCGTGGCGGTGGATCTTCTACGTCAACATCCCGATCGGGCTGTTCGCCGTCTTCATGATCTCGATGTTCATCCGGGATCCGCCGTACCTCAAGCATCGCAGGGGCGAGAAAGTGGACGCCTGGGGGATCGCCCTCCTCACCGTCTGGGTGGGAGCGCTCCAGATCGTGGTGGACAAGGGGCAGCGGGAGGACTGGTTCCACTCGGACTTCATCCTCGTCCTGTCGGCCGTCGCGGCGCTCGCCCTTCTCCTCTTCGTGATCGTGGAGCTGTTCGTCGCGGAGCACCCGGTCGTCGACCTGCGGGCGTTCAGGAACATCTCGTTCACCACCGGAAACGTCGTGATGTTCGTCGCCTTCTTCAACCTGCTCGGGAGCATCGTCCTCCTCCCCCTCTACGCCCAGCTGCTGCTCGGGTACACGGCGACGCTCGCGGGGCTCGTCCTCTCCCCCGGCGGGATCGCCACGCTCGTCACGATGCCGCTGGTGGGCAGGTTCATCGGCCGGCACGACCCGAGATATCCGCTCTTCCTCGGGGTCGCGGTGTGCGCCCTCTCCACCTGGACGATGTCGAACTTCTCCCTGACCGCGGACTTCAACGCCCTGCTGTGGCCCCGGATCTACCTCGGGATCGGGATGGGGCTCCTGTTCATCCCGTTGACGACGCTCACCCTCTCCTCGATCCCGAAGCCGCAGATGGGGAACGCCACCTCGATCTACAACCTGCTGCGGAACCTCGGGGGGTCGATCGGCGTCGCCTTCTCGGCCACCATGTTCGCCCGCCGCGCGCAGGTCCACCAGAGCCGCATGGTGGAGCACCTGACCGCGATGGACGAGGGGCTGCGGGCCGCCGTCGCGAAAGGGCAGGCGCTGCTGCCGTCCCGCGGCGTCCCCGAGGCGATGGCGGGGAACACGACGCTGGGGAGAATCTACGGGGAGCTGGTCCGGCAGGCGACGATGATGGGGTTCAACGACGCCTTCTACATCCTGTCGGTGATGATGGCGTGCGTCCTGCCGCTCCTGTTCCTGCTCCGGCGACCGGCTCACCAGACGGAACCGGCCGCGGGCCGATGA
- a CDS encoding TetR family transcriptional regulator: MEDRELPRREREKLTQRQEMLAAALALFSEKGYHNVSMQEVAQKAEFAVGTLYKFFRSKEDLYKALLVEMAGTFDNALRIAIEKPDPEIGKLRNYVKVKGELFRSNASMIRLYFSETQGASCNINAGFDSEVRERHGKFLKKLATVFESGMERKQFRRIADPYSLAVALASITNAFLLLWLEDPARHPYPEDPDTILNILFKGLVDP; the protein is encoded by the coding sequence ATGGAAGACAGGGAGCTCCCCAGGCGGGAAAGGGAGAAGCTGACGCAGCGGCAGGAGATGCTGGCTGCCGCGCTCGCCCTGTTTTCGGAGAAGGGGTACCACAACGTTTCCATGCAGGAGGTCGCGCAGAAGGCCGAGTTCGCCGTGGGAACGCTTTACAAGTTCTTCAGGAGCAAGGAGGACCTCTACAAGGCGCTTCTCGTGGAGATGGCCGGAACGTTCGATAATGCGCTCAGGATCGCGATCGAGAAGCCCGATCCGGAGATCGGGAAACTGCGCAATTACGTCAAGGTCAAGGGCGAGCTTTTCCGCTCCAACGCCTCCATGATCCGTCTCTATTTTTCCGAGACCCAGGGGGCGAGCTGCAACATCAATGCGGGATTCGATTCCGAGGTCCGGGAACGGCACGGGAAATTCCTGAAAAAACTGGCCACCGTCTTCGAGAGCGGAATGGAAAGGAAACAGTTTCGGAGGATCGCCGACCCGTACTCCCTGGCCGTCGCCCTCGCCAGCATCACCAACGCCTTTCTCCTGTTGTGGCTTGAAGATCCCGCACGGCATCCCTACCCGGAAGACCCGGACACGATTTTGAACATCCTCTTCAAAGGACTGGTGGATCCGTGA
- a CDS encoding efflux transporter periplasmic adaptor subunit, protein MVLSAGLLTAGCGKPNAGGPPPGPPEVAVVTVRPEQAVLITELPGRTSAYRVAEIRPQVNGIVLKRMFTEGADVKAGEVLYQIDPAPYQSALANARAALSRAEANLPALRSRVGRYKDLIPDKAVSQQDYDDAAAAVKQAEADVEVWKAAVETARINLAYTRVTAPISGRIGRSNVTEGALVTAHQPLSLATIQQLDPIYVDVPQSTADLLRLKGRLKGGRLDRNGTSQKKVQLLLEDGTPYPMEGTLQFQDVTVDPTTGSVILRVVFPNPQGVLLPGMFERAVVKEGVNRRAILIPQQSVSRDPKGNPVVLIVDAGGKVQPRMIEIDRAIGDQWLVSSGLSAGDRVIVEGLQRARPGASVKVVPFVAAKSK, encoded by the coding sequence ATGGTTCTGTCGGCCGGTCTTCTGACGGCCGGGTGCGGGAAACCGAATGCGGGCGGCCCGCCGCCAGGCCCTCCGGAAGTGGCCGTGGTGACGGTCCGGCCGGAGCAGGCCGTGCTGATCACGGAATTGCCGGGTCGTACGTCCGCTTACCGCGTCGCGGAGATCCGGCCCCAGGTCAACGGCATCGTCCTGAAACGGATGTTCACGGAAGGGGCTGACGTCAAGGCGGGAGAGGTGCTCTACCAGATCGATCCGGCCCCTTATCAATCGGCGCTCGCCAACGCCAGGGCCGCCCTTTCGAGGGCGGAAGCCAATCTTCCGGCGCTCCGGTCGAGGGTCGGGCGGTACAAGGACCTGATTCCCGACAAGGCGGTCAGCCAGCAGGACTACGACGACGCCGCGGCCGCCGTGAAGCAGGCCGAGGCCGATGTCGAGGTCTGGAAGGCGGCGGTGGAGACCGCCCGCATCAACCTGGCGTATACCCGGGTCACCGCACCCATTTCCGGCCGCATCGGAAGGTCCAACGTGACGGAAGGCGCCCTGGTGACGGCGCATCAGCCCCTGTCCCTGGCGACCATTCAACAGCTCGATCCCATCTACGTGGACGTCCCCCAATCCACCGCCGACCTGCTGCGATTGAAGGGCCGCCTGAAGGGGGGCCGCCTCGATCGGAACGGGACGAGTCAGAAAAAGGTCCAGCTCCTTCTGGAGGACGGTACGCCGTACCCGATGGAAGGGACGCTCCAGTTTCAAGACGTCACGGTGGACCCGACGACGGGGTCCGTCATCCTGCGGGTTGTCTTTCCGAATCCGCAAGGAGTTCTCCTGCCCGGCATGTTCGAGCGGGCGGTCGTGAAGGAGGGCGTGAACCGGCGGGCCATCCTGATCCCCCAGCAGTCCGTGTCGCGCGACCCGAAGGGGAACCCGGTCGTGCTGATCGTGGACGCCGGCGGAAAGGTGCAGCCCCGGATGATCGAAATCGATCGGGCCATCGGTGACCAATGGCTCGTCTCGTCGGGTCTTTCCGCCGGGGATCGGGTGATCGTGGAGGGGCTGCAGAGGGCACGCCCCGGCGCTTCCGTGAAGGTCGTTCCTTTCGTAGCCGCGAAATCGAAGTAA